The following proteins are encoded in a genomic region of Methanoculleus bourgensis MS2:
- a CDS encoding AAA family ATPase, whose product MRYSSLLRSDQTLFRDPEVFESTYTPEHLHHRDAQVRELAFLIRPALRGASPMNAILRGPPGTGKTTTVRRVFAEVAAETRRVVPVYVNCRQDHTLLAVYRCISRHLSGYAPPSRHLDDVREVIAARLRERDARLLVCLDDADYLIAAGTYNVLLYQLLRLYEGWSDLRGAGVFAVTSDLALNLYAEADGPVRSVFHPTEVNFWPYTKTEIRGILSDRVRQGLYPGVVPATVLDLVVEMTAGEQDVRVGIALLRQACLQAEGDSRRRVTRKDVMDVVAGVGSPALAARTTGLSSGERALLYRIAEQSLSGAEMMAGAVFEEVQDYLAVGKTTYHARLRRLADAGIIDLLHTGKGYEVFLRYAPDEVFAACARGGPGDQSPGCPRKG is encoded by the coding sequence ATGAGGTATTCTTCACTTCTTCGCTCCGACCAGACCCTCTTTCGGGATCCTGAGGTCTTTGAATCTACGTACACCCCCGAGCACCTCCACCACCGCGACGCCCAGGTCAGGGAACTTGCCTTCCTCATCAGGCCGGCCCTCCGGGGCGCAAGCCCGATGAACGCCATCCTCCGCGGCCCGCCCGGGACCGGGAAGACCACCACGGTCCGCCGGGTCTTTGCCGAGGTTGCGGCGGAGACCCGGAGGGTCGTCCCGGTCTACGTCAACTGCCGGCAGGACCATACCCTGCTCGCGGTCTACCGGTGCATCTCCAGGCACCTCTCCGGTTACGCACCCCCATCACGGCACCTTGATGATGTCAGGGAGGTGATCGCCGCCCGGCTCAGGGAGAGAGACGCAAGACTCCTGGTCTGCCTCGATGACGCAGACTACCTCATCGCGGCGGGAACCTACAATGTCCTCCTCTACCAGCTCCTCCGGCTCTACGAGGGGTGGAGCGACCTCCGGGGTGCCGGGGTCTTTGCGGTCACAAGCGATCTCGCCCTGAACCTCTACGCCGAGGCCGACGGGCCGGTGCGGTCGGTCTTCCACCCCACCGAGGTCAACTTCTGGCCCTACACGAAGACCGAGATCCGGGGGATCCTCAGCGACCGGGTCCGGCAGGGGCTCTACCCGGGAGTGGTGCCGGCGACGGTCCTCGACCTTGTCGTGGAGATGACCGCCGGCGAGCAGGATGTCCGGGTCGGGATCGCTCTCCTCCGGCAAGCGTGCCTGCAGGCCGAGGGGGACAGCCGCCGCCGGGTCACCCGGAAGGATGTCATGGACGTGGTCGCCGGGGTCGGGTCGCCGGCGCTTGCCGCCCGGACCACGGGGCTCTCCTCCGGCGAACGGGCGCTGCTCTACCGGATCGCGGAACAGTCGCTCTCCGGGGCCGAGATGATGGCGGGGGCGGTCTTTGAGGAGGTGCAGGACTACCTCGCCGTCGGGAAGACGACCTACCATGCCCGGTTACGAAGGCTCGCTGATGCCGGGATCATCGACCTCCTCCACACCGGGAAGGGGTATGAGGTCTTCCTCCGCTACGCTCCCGACGAGGTCTTTGCGGCGTGTGCCCGGGGCGGGCCGGGGGATCAGTCTCCGGGATGCCCCCGGAAAGGCTGA
- a CDS encoding type II toxin-antitoxin system PemK/MazF family toxin, whose translation MKGKIVLIPFPFTDLTSSKLRPALVLYQGKYDLILAFISSQTRPQTTEAEIHVRKGMPGFENSGLKVDSVIRLDKIATVLKDLVIAELGELDAHSRESVNKKLCALFQI comes from the coding sequence GTGAAAGGAAAGATTGTCCTCATTCCATTTCCCTTTACCGATCTGACATCTTCAAAGCTTCGTCCTGCCCTCGTCCTCTACCAGGGGAAGTATGATCTCATTCTCGCGTTCATCTCATCTCAAACCCGACCTCAAACAACTGAAGCTGAGATCCATGTCCGGAAGGGTATGCCAGGATTTGAAAACTCGGGGCTAAAGGTGGATTCAGTGATCAGATTGGACAAAATAGCTACTGTTTTGAAGGATCTGGTTATCGCGGAACTTGGTGAGCTTGATGCACACTCTAGAGAGAGTGTCAACAAGAAACTCTGTGCATTATTTCAAATTTAA
- a CDS encoding type II toxin-antitoxin system mRNA interferase toxin, RelE/StbE family: MTKIEIKRDVERYLEKNLSIAEDIIDKIKKCLGEYLFVNINSCNKHELKGNCKGFWRLHVPHDHVVIYVIEGAEPNRYAAVLKIMTEKKYHNWLKSC, encoded by the coding sequence ATGACAAAGATTGAGATAAAACGAGATGTGGAGAGGTATCTTGAAAAGAACCTCTCCATTGCGGAGGATATTATTGATAAAATCAAAAAATGTCTTGGTGAATATCTGTTTGTGAATATAAATTCATGCAATAAACACGAGTTAAAAGGGAATTGTAAGGGATTTTGGCGGTTGCATGTTCCCCACGACCATGTTGTGATCTATGTCATTGAAGGGGCCGAGCCGAATAGGTATGCAGCAGTTCTAAAGATCATGACCGAAAAAAAGTATCACAATTGGCTTAAATCTTGTTAG
- a CDS encoding DegT/DnrJ/EryC1/StrS family aminotransferase → MHIPIAQPSLGNEENDAVLAVLASGMIAQGPETAAFEEEFAAYCGVPHAVAVSNGTTALHAALLAAGVGPGDEVVVPAFTFFATASAVSMSGAVPVFADVDPATATIDPADILAKVSPKTKAVIAVHLYGQPCDAAAVNKICDARDLVFIEDAAQAHGAEYHGTRTGALGDLACFSFYATKNMATGEGGMVTTGSDEYDARLRRVINHGQSEKYLHTELGYNYRMTDINAAIGRVQLAKLDGFNRRRQENAAYYNAHITAPGLVLPSVAPGRTHVWHQYSLRLTDAFPLSRDELMAHLRERGIGCAVHYPVALSRQPFYAGAASCPVAESLAASVLSIPVHPGVTDEARAYIADAINGVV, encoded by the coding sequence ATGCACATCCCTATCGCCCAACCTTCCCTCGGAAACGAGGAGAACGATGCTGTTCTCGCCGTCCTCGCCTCGGGCATGATCGCCCAGGGCCCGGAGACCGCCGCCTTTGAGGAAGAGTTCGCCGCCTACTGCGGCGTCCCCCACGCCGTTGCCGTCTCGAACGGGACCACCGCCCTCCACGCGGCGCTGCTCGCCGCCGGGGTCGGGCCGGGCGACGAGGTGGTCGTCCCGGCGTTCACGTTCTTTGCGACGGCGTCCGCGGTCTCGATGTCTGGGGCGGTGCCCGTCTTTGCCGACGTCGATCCGGCGACCGCCACAATCGACCCGGCTGATATCCTCGCAAAGGTTAGCCCAAAGACAAAGGCCGTGATCGCCGTCCACCTCTACGGCCAGCCCTGCGACGCCGCGGCGGTCAACAAGATCTGCGATGCTCGGGACCTCGTCTTCATCGAGGACGCCGCCCAGGCCCACGGCGCGGAGTATCACGGGACACGGACGGGGGCGCTCGGCGACCTCGCCTGCTTCTCCTTCTACGCGACGAAGAACATGGCGACCGGGGAAGGGGGGATGGTGACGACGGGCTCGGATGAGTATGACGCCCGCCTCCGCCGGGTCATCAACCACGGCCAGAGCGAGAAGTACCTCCATACGGAGCTCGGCTACAACTACCGCATGACCGACATCAACGCCGCGATCGGGAGGGTGCAGCTCGCGAAACTCGACGGCTTCAACCGCCGCCGGCAGGAGAACGCTGCCTATTATAATGCTCACATCACGGCGCCGGGGCTCGTGCTCCCCTCGGTCGCGCCCGGCCGGACCCATGTCTGGCACCAGTACTCCCTGCGGCTCACCGACGCGTTCCCCCTCTCCCGGGACGAGCTGATGGCCCACCTCCGCGAGCGCGGGATCGGCTGCGCCGTCCATTACCCGGTCGCCCTCTCCCGGCAGCCCTTCTACGCCGGGGCTGCCTCCTGCCCGGTCGCCGAGTCGCTCGCGGCCTCGGTCCTCTCGATCCCGGTCCACCCAGGGGTTACCGATGAGGCGCGGGCTTACATCGCCGACGCCATCAACGGGGTGGTCTAA
- a CDS encoding Gfo/Idh/MocA family protein, which yields MDAGVIGTGTMGKNHVRVYSELKEVGATYVYDLNTKAAEEVAAATGAEVCRSMEELLAKAGCVSVVVPTPYHLRTAGEVIAAGVHALIEKPLCLTVRECEQLIGQIPEGLTVGVGQIERFNPVVAEVARIVEDPLYVSFHRHNPASARVTGSSVVEDLMIHDIDIAFNVLFPERECTLHASGTGDVAAALMSFGRTPVYLSASRKASKKVRSIYIEEEDRTIEGDFMTQEVYVYRKPEAYGQENGLYRQENIIEKLLVNKVEPLKIELATFVRAARDGKPFPVTPEQGLGNVRICEAIYRGLSA from the coding sequence ATGGACGCGGGCGTCATCGGCACCGGGACGATGGGCAAAAACCACGTCCGGGTCTACTCGGAGCTCAAGGAGGTCGGGGCGACCTACGTCTACGACCTGAACACGAAGGCCGCCGAAGAGGTCGCCGCCGCCACCGGGGCCGAGGTCTGCCGCTCGATGGAGGAACTCCTCGCGAAAGCCGGGTGCGTCTCGGTCGTGGTCCCGACCCCCTACCACCTCCGGACAGCGGGGGAGGTCATCGCCGCCGGGGTGCACGCCCTGATCGAGAAGCCCCTCTGCCTCACCGTGCGCGAGTGCGAGCAGCTGATCGGGCAGATCCCGGAGGGGCTGACCGTCGGTGTCGGGCAGATCGAGCGGTTCAACCCGGTCGTCGCCGAAGTCGCAAGGATTGTAGAGGATCCCCTCTACGTCTCCTTCCACCGGCACAACCCGGCCTCGGCACGGGTGACCGGGAGTTCCGTCGTCGAGGACCTGATGATCCACGACATCGACATCGCGTTCAACGTCCTCTTCCCCGAGCGGGAGTGTACCCTCCACGCCAGCGGGACCGGGGACGTCGCCGCGGCCCTTATGTCCTTCGGGCGGACACCGGTCTACCTCTCGGCCTCCCGCAAGGCCTCGAAGAAGGTCCGGTCAATCTACATCGAGGAGGAGGACCGGACGATCGAGGGCGACTTCATGACCCAGGAGGTCTATGTCTACAGGAAGCCCGAAGCCTACGGGCAGGAGAACGGGCTCTACCGCCAGGAGAACATCATCGAGAAACTCCTGGTGAACAAGGTCGAGCCCTTGAAGATCGAACTCGCGACGTTTGTCCGGGCCGCCCGCGACGGGAAACCCTTCCCGGTGACGCCGGAGCAGGGGCTCGGAAACGTCCGGATCTGCGAGGCGATCTACCGGGGCCTCTCGGCATGA
- the wecB gene encoding non-hydrolyzing UDP-N-acetylglucosamine 2-epimerase: MKVLSVVGARPQFIKCAPVSRELREVHEEVLVHTGQHYDYGLSEVFFRDLGIPEPDYHLDIGSGSHGVQTGRMLAAVEEVIAREEPDLVLVYGDTNSTLAGALAAAKVHVPVVHVEAGLRSFDRRMPEEVNRVLTDHCSDLLFCPTATAVANLAAEGVTAGVHLTGDVMVDALRENMTLAEERSTALTDLGLSRKGYYLATVHRAGNTDDPTALGAILEAFSRLNAPVVFPAHPRTRKMLGMYGLEPAENVSVVEPLPYFDMLTLLAGAQAVLTDSGGVQKEAYILKVPCVTLRENTEWVETLEDGWNVLVGADPDRIVAEAERGGGGRHSARFGDGHAAERIAAIIREYEP; this comes from the coding sequence ATGAAGGTCCTCTCGGTCGTCGGGGCCCGGCCCCAGTTCATCAAGTGCGCTCCTGTCTCCCGGGAACTCCGGGAGGTGCACGAAGAGGTCCTCGTCCACACCGGGCAGCACTATGACTATGGGCTGTCCGAGGTCTTCTTCCGCGACCTCGGGATCCCGGAACCCGACTACCACCTCGATATCGGCTCGGGGAGCCACGGCGTCCAGACCGGCCGGATGCTCGCCGCGGTCGAGGAAGTGATCGCCAGGGAGGAGCCGGACCTCGTCCTCGTCTACGGGGACACGAACTCGACCCTTGCGGGAGCGCTCGCGGCGGCAAAGGTGCACGTGCCGGTGGTGCATGTCGAGGCCGGGCTCCGGAGTTTTGACCGCCGGATGCCCGAGGAGGTGAACCGGGTCCTGACGGATCATTGCTCGGACCTCCTCTTCTGCCCGACGGCGACCGCGGTTGCGAACCTCGCGGCCGAGGGGGTCACCGCGGGCGTCCACCTCACCGGGGACGTGATGGTCGACGCGCTCCGGGAGAACATGACTCTTGCAGAGGAGCGCTCCACGGCTCTTACCGATCTTGGGCTCTCCCGGAAGGGGTACTACCTTGCCACGGTCCACCGTGCGGGGAACACCGATGATCCGACCGCGCTCGGCGCGATCCTGGAGGCTTTTTCCCGCCTCAACGCTCCGGTGGTCTTCCCGGCTCATCCCAGGACCCGGAAGATGCTTGGCATGTATGGGCTTGAGCCCGCGGAGAACGTCAGCGTTGTTGAACCGCTCCCCTACTTTGATATGCTCACCCTCCTTGCCGGCGCCCAGGCGGTCCTCACCGACTCCGGCGGCGTCCAGAAGGAGGCCTACATCCTCAAGGTGCCGTGCGTGACCCTGCGGGAGAACACCGAGTGGGTCGAGACCCTGGAGGACGGCTGGAACGTCCTGGTGGGTGCGGACCCGGACCGGATCGTCGCCGAGGCAGAGCGGGGCGGCGGCGGCCGGCACTCAGCCCGGTTCGGCGACGGGCATGCTGCAGAGAGGATCGCCGCGATCATCAGAGAATATGAACCCTGA
- a CDS encoding acylphosphatase, which translates to MKRFVATARGRVQRVGYREHVYNETFERNISGYVMNLKNGEVEIVAEGSEQDLRDFINEINIIRRPIAVKSFTIRWEEATGEYADFEIIRGDIQEETFERMDYAGNVLHSMDMKFDRMLDKQDQMLDKQDQTLQIARETKEEIVGLRSDTRKHLDDEFGEIRRELVSIKEALVRAGIQV; encoded by the coding sequence ATGAAACGATTTGTGGCCACTGCACGGGGACGTGTCCAGCGGGTCGGCTATCGGGAGCACGTGTACAACGAGACGTTTGAACGGAATATCTCGGGGTACGTGATGAATCTCAAGAACGGGGAGGTCGAGATCGTTGCAGAGGGGAGCGAGCAGGACCTCCGGGATTTCATCAACGAGATCAATATCATACGTAGACCCATTGCCGTCAAATCGTTCACCATCAGGTGGGAAGAAGCCACAGGAGAGTACGCCGATTTTGAGATAATCCGGGGAGACATCCAGGAGGAGACATTCGAGCGGATGGATTACGCCGGGAATGTACTGCACAGCATGGATATGAAATTTGACCGAATGCTGGACAAGCAGGACCAGATGCTGGACAAGCAGGACCAGACCCTTCAGATCGCGAGAGAGACGAAAGAAGAGATTGTCGGGCTCCGAAGTGATACCAGGAAGCACCTTGATGACGAGTTTGGGGAGATCAGAAGGGAGCTCGTCTCCATCAAGGAGGCGCTCGTCCGGGCAGGTATCCAGGTCTGA
- a CDS encoding nucleotide sugar dehydrogenase, which yields MTENLATLIKKRGPIRTVGVIGMGYVGIPAAALFADVPHFEHVYGFQRDSPSSGYKITMLNRGESPLKGEEPGLEELLGRVVGAGKFSCTSDFAKVAECDAVTLAIQTPFLDKKDLLPDFTPLIEGLRNVGRHLTPGTLVVLESTITPGTTAGMAREILEAESGLVAGKDFALAHAPERVMVGRLLRNIREHDRIVGGIDDLSTARAVELYAPVLTTGEVIPMTATAAEVTKTAENTFRDLQIAAVNQLALYCEAMGINVYDVRAGVASLEGEGITRAILWPGAGVGGHCLTKDTYHLERGVQVLGGELDFPAGRESLYTLARGINDFMPEHMLHLTESALAPTGKTLAGSKIALLGWAFINDSDDARNTPAEPFRDAALAAGAEVAVHDPWVDPVTSPDAPPGLLRDLDAVLRDADAVVVFAGHKEYRGLEPARVKVLCGSAHPAVVDGRNVVDPDAWIAVGFVYRGIGRGDKNRHALRG from the coding sequence ATGACAGAGAACCTCGCAACACTTATCAAGAAACGCGGCCCGATCCGGACGGTCGGGGTCATCGGGATGGGCTACGTCGGCATCCCGGCGGCCGCGCTCTTTGCGGACGTGCCGCACTTCGAGCACGTCTACGGCTTCCAGCGGGACTCCCCCTCGTCGGGGTACAAGATCACTATGCTCAACCGCGGCGAGTCCCCGCTCAAGGGGGAGGAGCCCGGGCTTGAGGAACTGCTCGGCAGGGTCGTCGGTGCGGGGAAGTTCTCCTGCACATCGGACTTCGCGAAGGTCGCGGAGTGCGACGCGGTGACCCTCGCGATCCAGACGCCGTTCCTCGACAAGAAGGATCTTCTCCCGGACTTCACGCCCCTGATCGAGGGGCTCCGGAACGTCGGGCGGCACCTGACGCCGGGAACGCTTGTCGTCCTCGAGTCGACGATCACCCCGGGGACGACCGCCGGGATGGCCCGCGAGATCCTCGAAGCCGAGTCCGGGCTTGTCGCCGGGAAGGATTTTGCCCTGGCGCACGCCCCCGAGCGGGTGATGGTCGGCCGGCTCCTCCGAAATATCCGGGAGCACGACCGGATCGTCGGCGGGATCGACGATCTCTCGACGGCACGTGCCGTGGAGCTCTACGCCCCGGTGCTCACGACCGGGGAGGTCATCCCGATGACCGCGACCGCGGCCGAGGTGACGAAGACCGCCGAGAACACCTTCCGCGACCTCCAGATCGCGGCCGTCAACCAGCTCGCCCTCTACTGCGAGGCGATGGGGATCAACGTCTACGACGTCCGGGCCGGGGTGGCGTCGCTCGAGGGCGAGGGGATCACCCGCGCGATCCTCTGGCCGGGGGCCGGGGTCGGCGGCCACTGCCTGACGAAGGACACCTACCACCTGGAGCGGGGGGTGCAGGTGCTCGGCGGGGAACTGGACTTCCCGGCCGGCCGGGAGTCCCTCTACACCCTCGCCCGCGGGATCAACGACTTCATGCCCGAGCACATGTTGCATTTGACGGAGTCGGCGCTCGCGCCGACGGGCAAGACCCTCGCGGGTTCAAAGATTGCGCTGCTCGGCTGGGCCTTCATCAACGACTCCGACGATGCCCGGAATACGCCGGCTGAACCGTTCCGTGACGCGGCGCTCGCTGCCGGTGCGGAAGTTGCCGTCCACGATCCCTGGGTGGACCCGGTGACGTCGCCGGACGCCCCGCCCGGGCTCTTACGGGACCTGGACGCCGTGCTCCGAGATGCGGACGCGGTGGTGGTCTTTGCCGGGCACAAGGAGTACCGGGGGCTCGAGCCTGCACGGGTGAAGGTACTCTGCGGGTCTGCGCACCCGGCGGTCGTGGATGGGCGGAATGTCGTGGACCCGGATGCGTGGATCGCAGTGGGGTTTGTCTACCGCGGGATCGGCCGGGGGGATAAGAACCGGCACGCGTTGCGGGGATAA
- a CDS encoding glucose-6-phosphate isomerase family protein, whose protein sequence is MNSYWPGFFPEPSVRTLNDMCCVLANPDQSGDTPLYYMYRDLALTAEDRAYLNEQNLRFDITIIHPGTVDGEYVKTKGHYHPLSPSGIGYPELYQVLAGEAFYLLQRSDLHDVVAVTAKVGEFVLIPPGYGHVTINPGKEKLVMANLVSAGFASEYTFYEQMQGGAYYLMEEGGWIRNPRYPAIPGMRVIPAGEVPELGIRHGREIYRMVSGREELLYLNFPKGSPECLYQM, encoded by the coding sequence ATGAACAGCTACTGGCCGGGTTTCTTCCCTGAGCCCTCCGTCCGGACCCTCAACGACATGTGCTGCGTGCTGGCCAACCCAGACCAGTCCGGCGACACGCCCCTGTATTACATGTACCGCGACCTCGCTCTCACTGCGGAGGATCGCGCATACCTCAACGAGCAGAACCTCCGGTTCGACATCACCATCATTCATCCGGGAACCGTGGACGGGGAGTACGTCAAGACCAAAGGGCACTATCATCCGCTCAGCCCGTCAGGCATCGGCTATCCGGAACTCTACCAGGTGCTCGCCGGGGAGGCGTTCTACCTCCTCCAGCGGAGCGATCTCCATGACGTTGTCGCTGTCACGGCAAAGGTGGGGGAGTTCGTCCTCATACCCCCGGGTTACGGGCACGTGACCATCAACCCCGGGAAGGAGAAGCTCGTGATGGCGAACCTGGTCTCGGCCGGTTTCGCGAGCGAATACACGTTCTACGAGCAGATGCAGGGTGGGGCATACTACCTGATGGAGGAAGGCGGGTGGATCCGGAACCCGCGGTACCCGGCAATTCCCGGGATGAGGGTGATCCCTGCAGGGGAGGTGCCTGAACTGGGCATCCGGCATGGCAGAGAAATCTACAGGATGGTGTCTGGAAGGGAGGAACTCCTGTATCTGAATTTTCCAAAAGGGAGCCCAGAGTGCCTCTACCAAATGTAA
- a CDS encoding flippase → MIDVQWAFISIATASLAHFILRIVLGRELGPEGLGIYTLVFTLYSFGIQFAAFGIHAALTKYVAEFLDDHATIRNYVSSGMTCSIITGATMGIALYFLAPYLATTFFKIPEMELLIQLTALCYPFIAVQKAVLGTLNGFRKMHLYAFLNIIQNASIVTLSVILVLSLGMNILGAVMGLVVPTVLISVLSPFLIRGWIERGIALWNTKVLRETTIFGVYFVLGNSFYFLQTQVDSILIGYYLGSVEVGIYAVAVLLTQSLTLIPNATQRVTAPSTATLYGKRDVKAVRRLITSTMKKIFIISVGIATIIAISGQYFITLIFTDEFLLSYVPLLILLIGHTIFAPFEAVGSTLASIGKINIAFYIHAVCGVLNVLLNILLIPLFGINGAAAATTITLILDFAMNTIVIHKILHRSQLLDIH, encoded by the coding sequence ATGATAGACGTGCAGTGGGCTTTCATCAGCATTGCCACGGCATCCCTAGCTCATTTCATTCTCAGAATCGTCCTCGGCAGGGAGCTTGGACCTGAAGGGTTGGGAATTTACACTCTTGTCTTCACACTTTATTCTTTTGGAATACAGTTCGCTGCATTTGGAATACATGCAGCATTAACGAAATATGTAGCAGAATTCCTTGATGACCATGCTACGATCCGGAATTACGTTTCATCAGGGATGACCTGTTCGATAATCACCGGTGCAACTATGGGAATTGCACTTTATTTTCTCGCCCCATATCTCGCGACCACATTTTTCAAGATCCCTGAAATGGAGCTATTGATCCAGCTCACTGCACTTTGTTACCCTTTCATTGCCGTCCAGAAAGCAGTACTCGGGACACTGAATGGTTTTCGCAAAATGCATCTGTATGCGTTTTTAAATATCATCCAGAATGCCTCAATCGTGACCTTATCTGTCATTTTGGTCCTGTCGCTGGGAATGAACATACTTGGAGCTGTGATGGGACTCGTCGTGCCGACAGTACTCATCAGTGTTTTAAGCCCATTTTTGATCAGAGGATGGATCGAACGGGGCATTGCTCTCTGGAATACAAAAGTTCTAAGGGAAACAACTATCTTTGGGGTCTACTTTGTACTTGGAAATTCATTTTATTTCCTCCAAACTCAAGTTGATAGCATTCTCATCGGGTATTACCTTGGTTCTGTTGAAGTAGGTATTTATGCTGTAGCTGTCCTCCTCACACAGTCTCTCACACTTATCCCAAACGCTACACAAAGGGTGACAGCACCATCAACAGCGACTCTCTACGGGAAGAGAGATGTCAAGGCAGTCCGCAGATTGATAACTTCAACAATGAAGAAGATTTTCATTATATCAGTGGGTATTGCAACAATTATTGCAATCTCAGGTCAATACTTTATCACACTCATATTTACCGATGAGTTTCTATTGTCTTACGTTCCATTGCTCATCCTCCTTATCGGTCACACTATTTTTGCACCATTTGAGGCTGTTGGATCTACGCTTGCGAGTATTGGAAAGATAAACATCGCCTTCTATATTCATGCGGTTTGTGGAGTTCTGAATGTGTTACTAAATATCCTTCTCATACCCCTATTTGGAATAAATGGTGCAGCAGCTGCTACAACGATTACGCTAATACTTGATTTCGCAATGAATACAATCGTAATACATAAAATACTTCATAGATCACAATTACTCGATATACATTAA
- a CDS encoding glycosyltransferase, with translation MVKLLMLITSLAGGGAERVASELSLHLDSGIDRRIVTLVDTVSYPSNKPPISINYNFFEPKWLSMLFAVPICAYKYRKLIEANNPDISMSFLTLDNIINVISNVGNKNTRVILQVHIALSMKFSQNPFHKIIKKMIQCIYNRADTIIAVSEGVKEELIECYGIQSEKVVVIHNPNNIEKIQLQAQESVDHPWFSGEIPIIFNMGRLTKQKGQWHLIRAFAKVREQQECKLVIRGDGELKEDLQSLVTLLGLSEDVLFLPWVENPYKYISKATVFVFSSLWEALPYALIEAMACGCPVIATDCKYGPREIIGENEYGILVSCLSGDYCASGPLDVYEYELANKIISLLNDDPQIKLLSLKAKERASHFDLASSTMKYKILFHGTASTDN, from the coding sequence ATGGTAAAACTATTGATGTTGATTACTTCGTTGGCTGGGGGTGGAGCAGAAAGAGTCGCTTCAGAATTAAGTCTTCACCTTGATTCTGGAATAGATAGGAGGATTGTAACATTGGTCGATACGGTGTCCTATCCGTCCAATAAACCTCCAATCTCTATAAATTATAATTTCTTTGAACCGAAATGGCTAAGCATGCTCTTTGCGGTTCCAATTTGTGCATATAAATATCGTAAACTGATCGAAGCCAATAACCCCGATATTTCGATGAGTTTTCTTACTCTCGATAATATTATCAATGTCATCTCAAACGTTGGCAATAAGAATACTCGTGTTATTTTGCAAGTGCACATTGCATTGTCTATGAAATTTTCTCAAAATCCGTTTCACAAAATTATTAAAAAAATGATTCAATGTATATACAATCGTGCTGATACGATTATCGCTGTTTCAGAAGGAGTTAAGGAAGAACTTATTGAGTGTTATGGAATACAGAGCGAAAAGGTGGTTGTAATTCACAATCCCAATAACATTGAAAAGATCCAACTCCAAGCCCAAGAGTCAGTTGATCACCCTTGGTTTTCTGGTGAAATACCAATAATATTCAATATGGGGCGGTTAACGAAGCAAAAAGGACAATGGCATTTGATCCGTGCATTTGCAAAGGTAAGAGAGCAGCAGGAGTGTAAGCTTGTCATCCGTGGGGATGGTGAACTAAAAGAGGATTTGCAATCATTAGTGACTCTATTGGGACTCAGTGAGGATGTTTTATTCCTTCCGTGGGTTGAAAACCCGTATAAATATATCTCGAAGGCTACCGTGTTTGTATTCTCCTCCCTGTGGGAGGCCCTTCCCTATGCACTTATTGAGGCGATGGCCTGTGGGTGCCCTGTGATCGCTACTGATTGTAAATATGGGCCAAGAGAAATTATTGGAGAGAACGAATATGGGATTCTTGTATCCTGTCTGAGTGGAGACTATTGTGCAAGTGGTCCTCTTGATGTTTATGAATACGAGTTAGCAAATAAGATTATTTCATTATTGAATGATGATCCACAAATAAAATTGTTGTCCTTAAAAGCAAAGGAGAGAGCATCACATTTTGATTTGGCGTCCAGCACAATGAAATATAAGATACTATTTCATGGAACGGCATCCACAGATAATTAA